Within Aspergillus oryzae RIB40 DNA, chromosome 2, the genomic segment AGATCCCCCAAAGGTGTTCCCATTTGGAGTATCCCACCAGGGCTCAATATCAGAAAGACTGGGCAATGCAGGGTCTTCCCCGAACGTATTGACGTTACCAAATTGGGAGAAACTACTGTCACCAAAATTTCCTGAAAGCAGCTGCAGGTCAGAGTTGCGAATCCAGTCGAATTCCCCAGGCACCCCAATATGCTGAGTCGCGTCGAGGGGATGTTGCCCAGAGGGTTGCGGTTGCGATTGCGGTTGGTTAGGAACGGCGGTAGTAGCCTGTGACGCCGCAGTCGCTGAGACTGGATAGTTGATCTGGTTTCTCGGGGCAGTGATTCgtgtcttcttcctggaagcATCTGCGTCCGAGCTGAGGCCTACTAGATGTTGCGATGATGGCCGATTGCTTATTTGGCGCTTCAAAGCGGAGCCTGACCTGCGCATATGGGCCTGCCACCTTCGTTGTAGACTAACCAGGAAGTCACGGGTCCGTTTGGCATTCTCAAACGACTGGCCTAGTTCGTCCAATGCACGGAAACAAAGATTTAAGTAAGCAACCATTTCCGCATTGTTATTGGGGTTGTCACTGGGATTTCTGCCAGAAGTGGAAGTGTTTGAGATTGTGACGTAAAGGAGCATCAAAGCTGCGCTGAATATGATGGCCACAACTTGGTTGTTCATGCGACGGAATGTATAGAACTTCTCGTAGATATGGAGCAGCCGTGCGATTGCCGTCGAAGACTCGATGCACATACGCCGAGCATGGTGATAACCCGGTCCCTGACGAGGAGCGCGCGGCTGGATGTAACTTTTCGAAACCCAAGGTCTGTGCGTGAAAATCACAATTTGGTGATATTGCATACTGCATTCAAGTCAGCTTTTGCCTTCAATCATTTTCGTGATTTGACATGACGCATAGACATACTGGAGCATTAGGAGCTGGGGGAGTTGCGGAATTGTATCGTTTTCAAGGTTGATATCCAGAATAGATGGCAGATTTGCTTTCCAGGCAAACAAGTCATCTGTTACCCTATGGCATAACCTTTGGAGGTCATGCCGAGGAATATCGGAGCAACCATACCTGCACCGCGTTAGTACACATGATGAAACATGATAGCATTAAGCCATGCTTTCAGGGAATTGAGTGCTCACAAAATATGACCAACGGGTGAGATTATCTCCCATAAAACGGCAAATTGTCTGCTGATCAATTCATTTGGATTCCTTAGACCGTGCTTCAGAATGTCCGATTTCGTTGGAAGTCCATAAGGGTACCAtgtgctttctttctccgcaCCTAAATCGGACGCAAGCTTCGGGACGGTGATGTCTCCTGCATTCATTCGAAATGGCCTTCCTAGGTAGAAGCCCCAGAAACTATAACAATGTCAGACCTTTGAGACACATCGCTACGGGTCAAGCAAACATACTGATCGGCAGTGTAACTTCCC encodes:
- a CDS encoding uncharacterized protein (predicted protein) — protein: MVAYLNLCFRALDELGQSFENAKRTRDFLVSLQRRWQAHMRRSGSALKRQISNRPSSQHLVGLSSDADASRKKTRITAPRNQINYPVSATAASQATTAVPNQPQSQPQPSGQHPLDATQHIGVPGEFDWIRNSDLQLLSGNFGDSSFSQFGNVNTFGEDPALPSLSDIEPWWDTPNGNTFGGSSL